The nucleotide window GTTATCTATTTTGGAACTTACTATACTTGAAGATGATAAAGCTGTAAATAAAAAACTGAAGGAATTAAAAATACCTGAGAATTCAATAATCGGAGTATTGATAAGAGAAGACGGAGATATAATGGTTCCTCAAGGTGAAACAACCATTTATAAGGGGGATAGGTTGATCGTTTTGGCGCTAAAAGAACAAGTGGACGAAGTGAAAGAAACGTTAAAATCGAGGTGATCTAGTGCCTTCTTACAAATATTTTTTAAAATTAAGGTATAAAACAATTTTTCGAAATACCGGAAATATCATAATAGGTCTTTCTGTCTTAATATTTATAGTGGGTTCTACTGCTCTTATTTATGATTCTTTCAAAAATTTTCTACCATTTTTGATTACAGGGATATTATCCTTTCTTACCGGGGAAATATTTAGGTGTATTGGAAGAGGAGAAAAAAGAAAAGAATTAAATACACAGGACGCTGTCGTCACGGTTTTTTTTGTTTGGACGGTAGCGATTTTTCTATCTTCTTTCCCTTTTGTTTTTTCCGGAGAATTAAATTTTTCACAGGCGGTATTTGAATCGACAAGTGGATGGACAACGACAGGGCTTACGATGTTTTCTGATGTGGAAGTACTACCCCGTTCTATCTTAATATGGAGATCGGTGATGCAATTTATTGGTGGGGCTGGTTTTGCTATAATTACTGTAATCATTGCTGGTACCATGGGGGTTGGTATATATCAAGCAGAAGGAAGAAGTGACAATTTAGTTCCAAATTTGAGAGAATCGGCTAGGATAATTCTTAGAATATATTTAAGTTGGGCGGTTATAGGGGTTTTGCTTTTGATGTTTGTAGGAAAACTTTCTTTTTTTGACGCCTTCAACCATACATTAACAGGATTAGCTACAGGAGGATTTTCCACAAAAAATTTTAGCATTGGTTCTTTTGGTAGCTTGAAGGTAGAAATAATTATCATGTTGCTAATGATTATGGGCGGAACCGGGTTTGGAGTCCATTATGCTGGTATATTAATGATTAGAAATTTTATTAGAAATCGCAGAGACTATCGGTCAAAAAAAATTTCATTACTTGAATTAAGAGAAAAAATCAAATCTGAGCCTTTTTTAAAAAACCCTGAAATTAAGACCATGTTCATAATTTTAGTTATTTCCTTTTTGCTGCTTTTTGCCTTTACAACGGTTGAAATGTACGGAGTTGGAGATGGTTTAGTTCATTCCGCGTTTCAGAGTATCTCTGCTTTAACAGGCACTGGCTTTTCAACAGTAGCTTTTTCACACTGGAATTATTTCGGATTGTTAATTGTGACAATATTGATGATCTTAGGTGGAATGATGGATTCCACATCAGGCGGTTTAAAACTATTCCGGGTTTATATCGCTTTCAAATTGATAATTAACCAGATCAAAGAATTTTTTAAACCCTCTGGAACCACTTTTTACATAGAAGTATATAAAGGGGTATCAAGAAAGAAAATTGATCTAAACTCAATAAAAAATGTTTTAGTGGTTTTTACAATGTATTTTATTACCTATTTTATTGGTGTTTTTATATTGTTGGCTTATGGGTATCCACTTCATAATGCTTTATTTGAGTATGCTTCAACTTTATCTGCTGTTGGACTTTCTACAGGTATTACTTCGAGTCAAGCTCCCGTAGGAGTGATTTGGACGCAAACATTAGGAATGTACTTAGGACGTTTGGAATTTTTCGTCATTATAAATGCAGTTATAAAATTGTTTAAAGATTTGAAAGATATTATTTAAAAAAAATAATCTTTAATACTTGAACGACCCTTTGTTTTTCATACTAAAAAACAAATTTAGGAAAGTAAAAAAACCCGCCATCGATAATTAGGCGGGTTTATATTATCCTTTAACAGAACCGGCAAGTAAACCTCTAACAAAATACCTTCCCAATATGATGTAGACAATGAGTGTGGGAAGGGCAGCTATTAAAGCTCCTGCCATTTGAACGTTCCATTGAACGACTTGACTGCCAGCTAAATTAACTAAAGCTACCGTTATTGGTTGTTTCGTTGGATCACTGGTTATCGTTACTGCAAACAAAAACTCGTTCCATATGTTAGTGAACTGCCATATTATAACGACTACAAAGCCGGGGATGGATATAGGTAAAAGAATCTTTGTATAGGTTTGCCATATGTTTGCACCATCCACAGCTGATGCTTCCACTAATTCGTTTGGAATTTCCTCATAGTAATTTTTAAACATTAAGGTGGTAATCGGTATTCCATATATAACATGTGTTATTATCAAAGCCGGTATCGTCCCATATAAACCTATTGCTTGAAAGAACTGTATAAGTGGAAATAACACGCTCTGATAAGGTATGAACATCCCAAATAGTATGAGGGCAAAAACAGTATTTGAATATTTGAACCTTAATTTTGAAAGAGCAAAACCATTTATTGAACCAATTATTGCAGATATTAGAGTAGCCGGTATCGTAAGGTAAAAACTGTTTTTTAGATTTGGTCCTAATCTCGCAAATGCCTCTTTGAATCCCTCAAAAGATATTTTACTTGGAAGTTTCCACATGTTTGATATAGAAACTTCTTCAAAAGGTTTAAATGACGTGCTTAGAGTAACATAAAAAGGCAGAACATAAAATATTGTGAATAAAGCCAGTATAATATAATAAATTGTAAGGGAAGTTTTATTTGATTTTTCTGCCATTATTTTTCCCCCCTAAATGAGCTGTAAAGATAAGGAACTATAACCGCCGCTACCATTATTAGCATTATGATTGCAATGGCTGATGCGATAGCGTATCTGTTTGATCTGAACATCTGTTCAAACATATAGACAGCAGGCATATCAGTAACGTTGTTAGGTCCACTTCCAGTCATAGCGTATATTAAATCGAATATCTTCAGAGACATGTGTCCTATTACTATCATTGCACTAAGCGTTATTGGTCTTAGCATAGGCATCTTTATTCTCCAGAACAATTGAATACCTGTTGCTCCGTCTACTTGTGCTGCTTCTATCATTTCTTCAGGTATCGCTCTAAGCCCAGCTAAATACATCGCCATTACGTATCCTGACATCTGCCAAGTAGCTGCTATTACCACAGGTATCAACGCTAGATTGAATTTTCCTATCGATTGAGTACTCGTGTACCACATCCATTGTAAGTTCGTCCATCCAAGGTTTTCAAGTAATAAATTGATTCCTTGTGGTGAGGTTGGTATGTTTCCAGGTGCGAATATCCAACCCCAAACCGTACCTGTTACAACAAAAGAAATCGCCATTGGGAATAAAAACAAATTTTGAAAAAAACTCGATCCCTTCAATTGCTTGTCTATAATATTGGCTAAAAATATACCGAGTATTATGCATCCTGCAAGAAAAAATAGGGTAAAAAATAATGTATTCCATAAATCTGTTTGAAATCTGGGGTCCATGAACAACCTTTGATAATTTCTAAATCCTACAAATTTGTATTCTCCACTCAATAATGAGGAGAAACTATTCCAGTTGGAGGTCGAGGTTCTTATCGTTAGAAAAATGAAATAGTAAACAAATATCCCTATGAAAGCTAAAGATGGTAGGATTATAAAAAATCCTGCTCTTGCCTTTTTCTTTTGAACCGACATACATATCTCTCCTTATCGATTGGGTAGGGTATATCGAAAATCTCGGCCCTTACTGGGCCGAGATTAAGTTATTTTAGGTGTTAATCTGTGAGTAGATTTACATCTTCAGCAGCCCATAATATCATTTGTTTTGCTTGGTTAACGTTTTTAGTAGTTACTAAGTTGTTAACGGCATCGTTGAATGACGTGACGAACGCTTCAGGTGCTGCAGAACCGTGAACGATAGATGGTGAAATGATGAGGGTTCTGAAATCCTCTGCTGTTTCTATCAAGTATGGATCGTTTCCTGGATCTGCGTCAATTCTTGCTGGGATAGAACCTTTAATTGGATTAAACACTGATTGAG belongs to Petrotoga mexicana DSM 14811 and includes:
- a CDS encoding carbohydrate ABC transporter permease, giving the protein MAEKSNKTSLTIYYIILALFTIFYVLPFYVTLSTSFKPFEEVSISNMWKLPSKISFEGFKEAFARLGPNLKNSFYLTIPATLISAIIGSINGFALSKLRFKYSNTVFALILFGMFIPYQSVLFPLIQFFQAIGLYGTIPALIITHVIYGIPITTLMFKNYYEEIPNELVEASAVDGANIWQTYTKILLPISIPGFVVVIIWQFTNIWNEFLFAVTITSDPTKQPITVALVNLAGSQVVQWNVQMAGALIAALPTLIVYIILGRYFVRGLLAGSVKG
- a CDS encoding carbohydrate ABC transporter permease, which gives rise to MSVQKKKARAGFFIILPSLAFIGIFVYYFIFLTIRTSTSNWNSFSSLLSGEYKFVGFRNYQRLFMDPRFQTDLWNTLFFTLFFLAGCIILGIFLANIIDKQLKGSSFFQNLFLFPMAISFVVTGTVWGWIFAPGNIPTSPQGINLLLENLGWTNLQWMWYTSTQSIGKFNLALIPVVIAATWQMSGYVMAMYLAGLRAIPEEMIEAAQVDGATGIQLFWRIKMPMLRPITLSAMIVIGHMSLKIFDLIYAMTGSGPNNVTDMPAVYMFEQMFRSNRYAIASAIAIIMLIMVAAVIVPYLYSSFRGEK
- a CDS encoding TrkH family potassium uptake protein, which codes for MPSYKYFLKLRYKTIFRNTGNIIIGLSVLIFIVGSTALIYDSFKNFLPFLITGILSFLTGEIFRCIGRGEKRKELNTQDAVVTVFFVWTVAIFLSSFPFVFSGELNFSQAVFESTSGWTTTGLTMFSDVEVLPRSILIWRSVMQFIGGAGFAIITVIIAGTMGVGIYQAEGRSDNLVPNLRESARIILRIYLSWAVIGVLLLMFVGKLSFFDAFNHTLTGLATGGFSTKNFSIGSFGSLKVEIIIMLLMIMGGTGFGVHYAGILMIRNFIRNRRDYRSKKISLLELREKIKSEPFLKNPEIKTMFIILVISFLLLFAFTTVEMYGVGDGLVHSAFQSISALTGTGFSTVAFSHWNYFGLLIVTILMILGGMMDSTSGGLKLFRVYIAFKLIINQIKEFFKPSGTTFYIEVYKGVSRKKIDLNSIKNVLVVFTMYFITYFIGVFILLAYGYPLHNALFEYASTLSAVGLSTGITSSQAPVGVIWTQTLGMYLGRLEFFVIINAVIKLFKDLKDII